The proteins below are encoded in one region of Effusibacillus dendaii:
- a CDS encoding MaoC family dehydratase produces MKSDNRLTIAGGKRYVVVEQIAEYFQTLIGTKNEVYLGQVTSMLIRRYALTVGDENPLYYDKEFAQNHGYPDIIAPPDLLASIVDWGVGETDENLNRDGTHQSEGFLPQSFQGIRIMGGGEEMRFFKPLVAGTHVYLTSEVIDTYSKRGSKGLIAFLSIKNIYRVEKDQILSICTRTMIAR; encoded by the coding sequence ATGAAAAGTGATAACCGACTGACAATTGCTGGAGGTAAACGATATGTCGTCGTTGAGCAGATTGCCGAGTATTTCCAAACCTTAATTGGAACTAAAAACGAGGTGTATCTGGGTCAAGTAACGTCAATGTTAATCCGTCGCTATGCGCTAACTGTTGGGGATGAAAACCCTTTATACTATGATAAAGAATTTGCACAAAACCACGGTTATCCCGATATTATAGCACCGCCTGATCTTTTGGCGTCAATTGTGGATTGGGGTGTAGGCGAAACAGATGAAAATTTAAACCGTGATGGTACGCATCAGAGTGAAGGATTTCTTCCGCAAAGTTTTCAGGGAATTCGAATCATGGGCGGTGGGGAAGAAATGCGGTTTTTCAAGCCACTTGTCGCAGGAACCCATGTTTATTTAACATCAGAGGTTATTGATACCTATAGCAAACGTGGGAGTAAAGGTTTGATCGCTTTTTTATCCATAAAGAACATATACCGGGTTGAGAAAGATCAGATCCTTAGCATTTGTACAAGAACTATGATTGCGCGTTAG